One Gadus macrocephalus chromosome 17, ASM3116895v1 genomic window, aaaaaatcatatgtaatGTATTGGTGCGATGTTCGGTAAAAGTTGTAATTCCGTACAACAAAAGATGTAAAGTAGTCCAAACTAAATCGACGGTATCGGGTAATTAAGGTTATATTTAAACACTGGACGTTTACGTGTGTACGTTGACCATACATAATACTTTATTTACACAAGAGGGATGTTACAGAGTTAAACTGTCCAACATTTGAATGTCTAACACAGATGAAAgtaaaaaacaaccaaaaataaaacGGCTGAACTCTTTCCAAAATTCACCATCCCTATGAACAAACTAAATTTAAATTTGTACTTTGGATTTGAGTTGTGGGCAAGGCACACAAAATAGAACAATCACTGGAGTCAACTGGATTGGAATAGTCCAACttgttgagaaaaaaaaaaaaaaaaagtaaaatcacACATTCTAACGTTAGCTAAAGATTGGTCAACAATCGAGGAAAGATCTTGTGGGACGCCTCCAGTAAATGCATCTTCTGCGATCAAAGTCAACAATGTCCTTTATCATGATGTCCTCCAGTCTCCTCCGAGGGCCCCCTCTCGGACGCCAGCTTGGGGTAACAGAATGGGGCCCCTCTCCGTTGTCAGCCGTGGTTTACAGGATGGGTCGCGGCTGCTGGGTGAGCAGCAGGCCGAAACGTTTCTTCACGGTCACACGGTGCCTGGAGAACTTGTCGTCCGGCGAGAAGCGGGCCGGGTGGGCAGAGCTGGTGGGCTTGCCCAAAAGGTCAATTTTCTA contains:
- the nop10 gene encoding H/ACA ribonucleoprotein complex subunit 3, whose product is MFLQFYLNESGTRVYTLKKIDLLGKPTSSAHPARFSPDDKFSRHRVTVKKRFGLLLTQQPRPIL